A region from the Silene latifolia isolate original U9 population chromosome 7, ASM4854445v1, whole genome shotgun sequence genome encodes:
- the LOC141589815 gene encoding secreted RxLR effector protein 161-like — MRRNKDLFLVFGGDAELSVKCYTDSSFQTNRDDLKSQAGFVFIINGGAVSWRSFKEPVVADSTMEAEYIAASEAAKEVVWISQFLEGQRVFPSAKDPITLYFDNRATIF; from the coding sequence ATGAGAAGGAATAAGGATttattcttggtgtttggaggtgATGCCGAGCTAAGTGTGAAGTGTTACACCGACTCGAGCTTCCAAACTAATAGGGACGATTTGAAGTCCCAGGCTGGCTTTGTTTTTATaatcaatggtggtgccgttagttggagaagtttcaaagaaccaGTTGTTGCGGATTCTAcaatggaggctgagtacattgcagcatctgaagctgccaaggaagttgTATGGATTAGTCAATTCTTAGAAGGACAAAGGGTATTcccttccgccaaagatcctatcacactTTATTTTGATAATAGAGCGACCATCTTTTaa